From the Patagioenas fasciata isolate bPatFas1 chromosome Z, bPatFas1.hap1, whole genome shotgun sequence genome, one window contains:
- the PRKAA1 gene encoding 5'-AMP-activated protein kinase catalytic subunit alpha-1, with product MRRLGPWLKMAAADKQKHEHGRVKIGHYILGDTLGVGTFGKVKVGKHELTGHKVAVKILNRQKIRSLDVVGKIRREIQNLKLFRHPHIIKLYQVISTPTDIFMVMEYVSGGELFDYICKNGRLDEKESRRLFQQILSGVDYCHRHMVVHRDLKPENVLLDAHMNAKIADFGLSNMMSDGEFLRTSCGSPNYAAPEVISGRLYAGPEVDIWSSGVILYALLCGTLPFDDDHVPTLFKKICDGIFYTPQYLNPSVISLLKHMLQVDPMKRATIRDIREHEWFKQDLPKYLFPEDPSYSSTMIDDEALKEVCEKFECTEEEVLSCLYSRNHQDPLAVAYHLIIDNRRIMNEAKDFYLATSPPDSFLDDHHLSRPHPERVPFLVAEAPRPRHTLDELNPQKSKHQGVRRAKWHLGIRSQSRPNDIMAEVCRAIKQLDYEWKVVNPYYLRVRRKNPVTSAYSKMSLQLYQVDSRTYLLDFRSIDDEITEAKSGTATPQRSGSVSNYRSCQKDSDPDAQGKSADTSLTSSVSSLLESSTADLTPRPGSHTIEFFEMCANLIKILAQ from the exons ATGCGCAGACTCGGCCCTTGgctcaagatggcggcggcggatAAACAGAAGCACGAGCACGGGCGGGTGAAGATAGGGCATTACATTCTGGGTGACACGCTTGGCGTCGGCACCTTCGGCAAAGTCAAGG TTGGCAAGCATGAGTTAACTGGGCATAAAGTTGCAGTGAAGATCCTGAATCGACAGAAGATTCGCAGCCTGGATGTTGTAGGAAAAATACGCAGGGAAATTCAGAACCTCAAACTCTTCAGGCATCCTCATATAATTAAGCT GTACCAGGTCATCAGTACACCCACTGACATTTTCATGGTGATGGAATATGTTTCAGGAGGAGAGCTGTTTGATTATATCTGTAAAAATGGAAGG CTTGATGAGAAGGAAAGTAGACGTCTGTTCCAGCAAATCCTTTCTGGCGTGGATTACTGTCACAGGCATATGGTAGTACACAGAGATCTGAAGCCTGAAAATGTACTGCTCGATGCACACATGAATGCCAAGATAGCTGACTTTG GTCTATCAAATATGATGTCAGATGGAGAATTTTTAAGAACAAGCTGTGGTTCCCCTAACTATGCTGCACCAGAAGTAATTTCAGGAAG ATTGTATGCAGGTCCAGAAGTAGACATTTGGAGCAGTGGGGTTATTCTCTATGCTTTGTTATGTGGAACGCTTCCATTTGATGATGATCATGTGCCAACCCTTTTTAAGAAGATATGTGATGGTATCTTTTACACCCCTCAGTACCTGAATCCATCTGTAATTAGTCTTTTGAAGCACATGCTGCAAGTGGATCCAATGAAGAGAGCAACAATCAGAGACATTAG GGAACATGAATGGTTTAAGCAGGACCTTCCCAAATACTTGTTTCCTGAAGACCCATCATATAGCTCTACCATGATTGATGATGAAGCCTTAAAAGAAGTTTGTGAGAAGTTTGAATGTACTGAAGAAGAAGTGCTAAGTTGTCTATACAGCCGAAATCATCAAGACCCTTTAGCGGTTGCTTATCACCTCATTATAGATAATAGAAGAATAATGAATGAGGCCAAAGACTTCTACTTGGCTACAAGCCCACCAGATTCTTTTCTTGATGATCACCATCTGTCTCGCCCTCATCCTGAAAGAGTGCCATTTTTAGTAGCTGAAGCACCACGTCCTCGCCATACTCTTGATGAGCTGAATCCACAGAAGTCAAAACACCAAGGTGTAAGAAGAGCTAAGTGGCACTTGGGAATACGGAGTCAGAGTCGACCAAATGATATCATGGCTGAAGTTTGTAGAGCAATTAAACAGCTGGATTATGAATGGAAG GTTGTAAATCCTTACTATCTGCGTGTTCGAAGGAAGAATCCAGTAACAAGTGCATATTCCAAAATGAGTCTACAGTTGTATCAGGTGGACAGCAGGACATACTTACTGGACTTTCGTAGCATTGATG ATGAAATTACTGAAGCAAAGTCTGGGACTGCAACTCCACAGCGGTCAGGCTCTGTGAGCAACTATAGATCCTGTCAAAAAGATTCGGATCCTGATGCACAAGGAAAATCTGCAGATACATCCCTTACCTCATCAGTGAGCTCTTTGCTTGAGTCTTCTACAGCTGACTTAACTCCAAGACCAGGGAGTCATACAATAGAATTTTTTGAGATGTGTGCAAATCTTATTAAAATACTTGCACAATAA